Within Desulfolithobacter dissulfuricans, the genomic segment CGTCCGAGGAACCCCAGACAAAATTGCCTTCTTAAACGCTGAACAAGGTTTTCCTCGCGCACAATATAACCTTGGAATTTTGCATACAGAAGCTGGCGAGTACGATAAGGCAGCCTATTGGTTTCAGAAAGCTGCTGAACAGGACTTTCGAACGCACAATATTAAAATATTGATTAACACAAATTTATGAACGAACACATTATTGCTTGCAAGGATCGTCGTAAATTCTCAAGGATTAACCTATGCAGCACTGCCGTAATCTATTGTGATGATGGACGCTATAAACTTGTGCTTACAAAAAATTTAATCCTTGGTGGTATATATGTTTTGGGAGAATTTAACATAACAATCGGTGAAATATGTACTATAGAAATATTCGCAAGAGATAAAAATATAATCATTACCATGATGGTTACTGCCGAGGTTGTGCGCAAGGATGATAATGGCCTTGCGCTTAATTTTCTTGAAATGGAACAAGGAACATATAGTCAGCTTCAGGAAATAATCTTGGACAAAGAGCAAGATGACGAGGAATTTTGACAGTTGTGTCTATGTTTTCAAGGAGGTGTAGTTCATGCAGCATTTGAAAAAGAAAATTCAATTGAACTATCGCCCAGGTACCTGGGTGCGTCAATGCGATATTTGCGATTACTTCGTGCCGGACTTTGAGGTCCGCGACAGCCAATCCGGGTCTTTGCAGTTTGAAGGGCGATGCTCGCTTGTCGGCCTCAGGAACGACCGGCGCTTAAGGGTCCAGCCGCATTTCGTTTGCGACCGGTTTAGCAACACCCAGCGCATTGCCAGATTCAACAGGCCCTGGCCCTGTTGAGATTGAAGCTCCCCTGCCGGTCAGGCATGGATCGAATCGTTCCGCCGCAAAAAGGAACAGAAGAAAGAAATAAACAGGTGGGTGTTCCGGTAGATGTCAGACAAAAATACAACCGGCAGAGGACGCCGCAGATTCTCCAGAGTAAATTTCAACCGGCTGGCTCGGCTTTATCTGGGAGGCAGGTGGCACGAATACGCGCAGATTAAAAATCTGAGCCTTGGAGGTGTGTTCATCGAGGGACAGTACGAGGCCGACGTGGGAGAAACCTGCGAGCTGGAATTGTATGAGAATGCCCGCAGTTCAAGCTTGGTTTTGACGCTTACCGCAAGAGTAGTGCGTGTGGATGACGACGGACTGGGACTTGAATTTGTTGATGTGGAGCCGAATACCTATATGTTTCTCCAAACCATAGTTCTATATCATTCAGATGATCCGTATGACATTGCCCTGGAATTTCCTGGTAATTGACACTTTTCCCTTCCCCCTGCCAGAATAATCTCCTTTTTCTCTCAACCAAGAATATCGGGCTTCTCGACGTTTCGTGTGGATTTGGTCAAAATATACCAAATCCACACGAAACGTCGAGAAGCCATTTTTTTTATAATCAGCGTCAAAATAGGTAATTCTACCTATATGAAAAAATCCTGAATTGTGATTAAATGAATGGCTGTTCATTTCCGGAGATAAAATCCGGAAAAGTACCATCCTTAAAGTTGACAGAAGATTAAGCTTACCGCTGGAAAATTTTCCTTATGGCACGTGGTATTAACT encodes:
- a CDS encoding SEL1-like repeat protein, with amino-acid sequence MAFLNAEQGFPRAQYNLGILHTEAGEYDKAAYWFQKAAEQDFRTHNIKILINTNL
- a CDS encoding PilZ domain-containing protein, with the protein product MNEHIIACKDRRKFSRINLCSTAVIYCDDGRYKLVLTKNLILGGIYVLGEFNITIGEICTIEIFARDKNIIITMMVTAEVVRKDDNGLALNFLEMEQGTYSQLQEIILDKEQDDEEF
- a CDS encoding PilZ domain-containing protein; the encoded protein is MSDKNTTGRGRRRFSRVNFNRLARLYLGGRWHEYAQIKNLSLGGVFIEGQYEADVGETCELELYENARSSSLVLTLTARVVRVDDDGLGLEFVDVEPNTYMFLQTIVLYHSDDPYDIALEFPGN